Proteins encoded by one window of Tunturibacter psychrotolerans:
- a CDS encoding Dyp-type peroxidase yields MDCAAFLLLRVQEPAGARRTLGSLSVTAGTLWQEKPAFCVNVALTIQGLAALNVSPASLNSFPQDFAAGAFSRCAEVGDIGPCSAENWNYGLGQPGLHALVLLFAQSPDVRDAQTALLRQTLISGGAWSEVATLPGDVLPGSVAHFGYRDGFSQPTVDCGIENPFPDKQPVAPAGEFLLGYPSQFDQFSYPVPLPDELGRNGSFMVLRILEQDCAAFDALLNQSKERYGIDGELLAAKIMGRWRNGTPLSISPSSDSPVPPLATSDLNRYDYVPSDAVPDAFNDRRGLRCPIGAHMRRANPRGSTIAGDGGSRHRIVRRGIPYGSPYDPSNPNDGIKRGLLGLFIGVSIKDQFEFLMSEWMNGSTFAPGIYGTTDPILGNSAEGENTFVIPRDNSTPLVISHFPRLVTTRGSAYTFLPSITGLRFIANLPS; encoded by the coding sequence ATGGATTGCGCCGCATTCTTGTTGCTGCGCGTGCAGGAGCCAGCGGGTGCACGTCGAACCCTCGGGAGTCTTTCTGTAACCGCGGGTACACTCTGGCAGGAGAAGCCCGCTTTCTGCGTGAACGTCGCCCTCACTATTCAGGGCCTCGCAGCGCTGAACGTTTCGCCAGCTTCTCTCAACTCTTTTCCCCAAGACTTCGCAGCGGGCGCCTTCAGCCGTTGTGCGGAGGTCGGTGACATCGGACCCTGCTCTGCTGAGAACTGGAACTACGGACTCGGTCAACCTGGACTGCACGCGCTCGTTCTCCTCTTCGCTCAAAGCCCTGACGTCCGTGACGCCCAGACGGCCCTGCTTCGACAAACCCTGATCTCAGGTGGTGCGTGGTCGGAGGTCGCAACGCTTCCTGGCGATGTCCTCCCAGGAAGTGTTGCCCACTTCGGGTATCGAGACGGCTTTTCCCAGCCGACGGTCGATTGCGGCATCGAGAATCCATTTCCCGACAAGCAGCCTGTTGCGCCGGCAGGTGAGTTCCTCCTCGGCTACCCCAGCCAGTTTGACCAGTTCAGCTATCCAGTTCCCCTACCGGACGAACTGGGCCGCAACGGAAGCTTCATGGTGCTGCGAATATTGGAGCAGGATTGCGCCGCCTTCGACGCACTGCTGAACCAATCGAAGGAGCGTTACGGCATAGATGGAGAACTTCTGGCGGCAAAGATCATGGGTCGCTGGCGCAACGGAACGCCGCTGAGTATTTCGCCCAGCTCCGATTCGCCGGTCCCGCCATTGGCAACCTCGGACTTGAATCGATACGATTATGTCCCGTCGGATGCCGTTCCCGATGCCTTCAATGATCGCCGAGGCTTGCGCTGTCCAATCGGCGCTCACATGCGCCGCGCCAATCCGCGGGGGTCAACGATTGCCGGAGATGGCGGTTCGCGGCATCGCATCGTCCGCCGCGGTATTCCCTACGGCTCGCCTTACGATCCATCGAATCCGAACGATGGCATCAAGCGCGGACTTCTCGGCCTCTTTATTGGGGTGAGCATTAAAGACCAGTTTGAGTTCCTTATGTCCGAATGGATGAACGGAAGCACCTTTGCTCCCGGCATCTACGGCACGACTGATCCAATTCTGGGAAACTCTGCCGAGGGGGAAAACACATTTGTCATTCCTCGTGACAATTCCACGCCCCTCGTCATCTCGCATTTCCCTCGCCTTGTCACCACTCGCGGCTCCGCCTACACTTTCCTGCCCAGCATTACTGGCCTGCGTTTCATCGCGAATCTTCCATCATGA